From Drosophila santomea strain STO CAGO 1482 chromosome 2R, Prin_Dsan_1.1, whole genome shotgun sequence:
TTTAGCGAGTAATCGCTGGGCTCATTGTTGGAGTCATCGTAATAGcgggcggaggaggaggagctggtggaCTCCACACTGCCGGCAGCGGGAAGACACGTGAACGCTGATTCGCTGCTGGCCTCCAGCAGACAGGGTACGCTGGGCAGGGTGAGCGGCTGGCTGGCGATCAGGTGGATGCTGTGCTTGAAGGTTTTCACGTGCTTTCGCAGCGAGGAGGGATCCGTGTAGCGCTTCTGGCAGCCGGCCACCTTGCACATGTACGGCTTCTCCATCGAGTGGGTGCGCGTGTGCTTGAACCGATCCGAGGAGTTCGAGTACGCCTTCTGGCAGCCCTCGAAGCTGCACTTGTAGGGCTTCTCGCCCGAGTGCGACCTGATGTGGATCTTGAGGTTCTCCGCCCGCGAGAAGGACTTCTCGCACAGGTGGCAGCGGTGCGGCTTCTCCTTGGTGTGGGTGCGGGTGTGGACGAGCATCTTGTAGCGGGCATTGAATCCCCGCTCGCTGCGCTGGCATCCCCTCCAGCGGCAGTAGTAGAGTCCGTCTGTGAGGCTGGCGATCGCATGTCGCTGGGTCACGTGCTGTGCCAGGGCATCCAAGGTGTCGAAAACTCTGCAAGGATCAAGGGGATTTCGTTGGTTAGTACACTGATATATTGTGGTTCGATTGCTTATccaaaataattgcatttgctggccataAATACAATTCATCTCTATCAATTTGACCCAAAATCATATTATCAATATTGCCTGGTTTATCAGAAAGTCGAGTCCAACAGTTCAAACAATTCCATTCTGCTGGGTTTTTTTTCTGTCGAATGCGTAATCAGTTTTAATGGTAAGAAAACtgtgttttatatttttctagAATTTCTCAATGCTTTGTTTCAGCGACTCAAAATTCGAAAGAACTAAGTTGTTGATTGTGTTCAGGTCTATTTCAAGTtctaatttaaacaacaaaaattgactTAGCAGGGGAATGTGAATTTTAACCTTTTATAACCATTATTCTAACACTATATTACTTTTTGTTATAAGAACTAATAATCTCCATAATAAtcgttttaaattaatttcttccATCAGAActtgttgtaaaaaaaatccATTGGTTGAATTGGACACTGTGTGCTGTAtcctttaaattttttaattttccccAATTTTTACGGTTAAGTTAAAAACATTGCGAAAGTGCTGGCCCCCTTAGCAAATTGCTTTCATTTTTCCAGGAGTTTTTGATGATGTTGACTCTTACCTATCGCAATCTGTCCAGTTGCAGATGAAATCGCTGGCGGTGCCGcactcgctgctgctgctgcaggattTGCTGTCGTCGGGGAACTCCACTGGACTGCGGCAGAGGTCGTCCTGCTGGCCGCGAGCCTTCATTATGACGGACTGGGTGCGCTGGCGGTATCCGTATCCGGCGATGGGACGCGGCGGTGTGATGGGCGGCGTGGGAAACCTGATgtgctgcatctgctgctggtggtgatggtgatcCACCAACCAGCTGCCGGAATCCGAGTAGGCAGCTATGTACGGCGGAGTGTTGTACGGCGTAAAGTAGCCGACGGGCGGCTCGTAGATTCCTCTGGTTGGGCCGCTGTTGAAGATTGACTTTTGTACTATATCCATGTTTGTGGTCTGTGGTGGGTGCTGATCGAGAAATTGGTTGCTTTCGCTAACGCGCCTGCCGATCGAATGAGCCGCTCGAATGCAGAGGTTCGGGTAATATGCGAAACTCGGCCGGCGATAAGAGGTCGCCCAGACGGACAGGGTACGCTTATCAGCGCCGAAGGCTGCAGACGGGTCCGGCGGGGGAGTGGCGGCAGAGGGGAGGGCGGCAGACGGAACCAAAACACTGGAGCGCCAAAGAGCAGGTGCGTAGCGGAGCGGTGGAAAAAAGTCCGCTGGGGCAAGTGGATCTGGGGCAAAAGCACACACTACGTGAGTGTAACTCCGTGCTGGATGGACTGCGACGTGGATGGTTGACTGGGGGACGACCAGGGTACGGTCTGCGCCCCCTTATCAACAACGCACAAGTGGAgagccagtcagtcagccagtcagccagcccacatatgtacacatgcACATGTGTGCGCCCGATGATCGCTCTTTGGGGGGCAAGCCTTATCGCCCGGTGCCGTCTGCCTACCCGCCTGCCTGACTTGCACTTCGTACCGCGTAGCGAATTCCCTGCATGtaccccccacccccctgcGAACCGAACCGAGCCCCACTCCCATGCCACCCCTTCACTTGAACAGGTACGTCAACTCTTGGAGTTGAACTAGTGCACTCAGCGAAAACGGGTCTGCAAACCCATCTAGGTCTTGTGCCTCAGGATGGCTGGTTCTAGAATCATCAAGCAGTCCACTATAAGATCGCTTTGCATCATTTCCACAAAtagatttattattaaaacaaaGCCTGGAAACAATTAAGTGTTTTCCTCACTGGCGCATATGAATAAACAGTAAATAGTTATAGATCAAAAGTTTAAGTAATAAGAGTAATAAGTGGATAAGCTTTTTGAAAGCTAGTCATAAAATTAGGAAATTGTAACTCATTTCtgtattattttatgattACAAAGTTAAAATTAAGCATAAGCTATAAAAAGTTAAAGTTCAATTCTGAACACCATAAAGGATATAAACTCCAACTGTGCATTAAAAAGAGCACATTAGAGAGTCCATCAGTACACTGCAAATAAAAGTGATATATTCTATATGTCGTAAGCTATGCGAAACCCGTCATTCTCGTTTATAATTTTATCACACTATCAGAAATAGTAAACCCCCACATTTGCATGATATGAAAGCGTACAATCCGGAACGCAGAAATTCATTCTTGGGTTTGGCCGCCGTCTTCACCTCAGTGTGTGGGGCGGCGATAAGGTGGTTATCTCACGCCAAGTCAACAGACGCCGCCACATGCCGCCACGGTTCCATATCTTTTGGCCCAAAACTTGCCATGGTGCGCCATGACGCGAATGGCTCGTGGAATGGCGGGACGCAGAGTTGCGGAGTTGCGCTCTGCTGGGTGgtggctatggctatggctatggctatggctatcAGCTATCAGCCAGCTAAAGCTATCGGCGTTATCAGGCGGCGGAGGCGCTGTCTGGGCCCGTGAATCACTGGGGGAGCAACCTTCGCTCCAAGCCCCAGCGCTGCAGAGCCCACAAACTGCGGCCAATCGACCAATCCCCACGACGTAATCCGTCCCTGTGCACGGGCCAACGAGTGGGGTCCCTGGCTTACGTAAGGAGACAACCTGACATCAGGGACTTTGATAAGCCCTTGCCCTCTATCAGCAGTGCGACAGGTGGAGGCGAACGTGGTTGTGGTCGTGGTCGTGTAAGCGGACTCATTGCCATTTCCACTTCGCAgttcccatccccatccccatccccatccccattccaGTCCCAGTTCCCCCCACCAGATGGCGAATCATGATTTATAAATAGATAGGGGGCCTAATCGGAGCACGACTGCTCGCCCAACCAATCGAGTCGCAGTACAGTCGCGCATGGCGAGGTCAGTTCAGCGGAATCTTCCAAAAGCACGGCCTTGGCCACGGCCGTATCGCCTGCCCAAATCGAAGACAGGCGATGAAGGACCCCAGGCGCAACctaatttttatgttttgccAACGGCACTTGCCGGCAATTAAGTCCGCGCAAGAAAtgagtacaaaaaaaaatccagaTTTTCTGGCTGACAGTGTGAACTTTGTATGGCGCGAGCGGCTGTCGATAAGCGAGCTCCCATTGTCACCAGAACTACCGCACCAATCCCCCCGAGATTGGATCCCAAATCGCATTTCCCCCTTGGACATTCCCAAAGTCCAGACGCTTCTCGCATTCTTGGCTTCTCGCTTCTCGGCTACTCGGCTTCTCAGCTTATCAGTGTCAGCATGCTGAAAGGAACATTTGCGAATTTCCGTTGGGGAGCTGGGAG
This genomic window contains:
- the LOC120446459 gene encoding zinc finger protein GLIS2 homolog, which translates into the protein MDIVQKSIFNSGPTRGIYEPPVGYFTPYNTPPYIAAYSDSGSWLVDHHHHQQQMQHIRFPTPPITPPRPIAGYGYRQRTQSVIMKARGQQDDLCRSPVEFPDDSKSCSSSSECGTASDFICNWTDCDRVFDTLDALAQHVTQRHAIASLTDGLYYCRWRGCQRSERGFNARYKMLVHTRTHTKEKPHRCHLCEKSFSRAENLKIHIRSHSGEKPYKCSFEGCQKAYSNSSDRFKHTRTHSMEKPYMCKVAGCQKRYTDPSSLRKHVKTFKHSIHLIASQPLTLPSVPCLLEASSESAFTCLPAAGSVESTSSSSSARYYDDSNNEPSDYSLKPKQDAEFSPSYWLGERQHSYLHGEDFFVKMDVESPLDLRIHRI